The Brachyspira hyodysenteriae ATCC 27164 genome includes a window with the following:
- the lepB gene encoding signal peptidase I translates to MENPIKNITETIIGECRNFKHTLKEILYAIVIVLLINTFLIQNYQIPTGSMIPVIMPGDRLFANRFVYGVKLPFTDGLLGYRLPKIKSPQRGDLVVFRAPPSASWQCESAMPYYEPSPLVQMLKLPVMIFSLTPFTWDPRFLLADYIGEKLTGGTHMAPVPLFLGLKTVDLDPRKEFVKRVIATAGETVEIRNKKIIINGNEIEDKWGYFFYGNDREFVPRIDIYGPIYVPKKGDVIIFKKLVDRDDYYNDFSSFEVYINDKVVSDDIKLSYWMNIYVPNAKDRPDEYIYNVPEDYFFVMGDNRDQSCDSRMWGLVPYRHIKGQPMIAWIQSKRPDDVEQGFFKYFIIK, encoded by the coding sequence ATGGAGAATCCTATAAAAAATATTACAGAAACTATAATAGGCGAATGCCGTAATTTTAAACATACTTTAAAAGAAATATTATACGCTATAGTAATAGTGCTTCTTATAAATACATTTTTAATACAGAATTATCAAATTCCTACAGGTTCTATGATACCTGTAATTATGCCTGGAGATAGGCTTTTTGCTAATAGATTTGTATATGGAGTAAAACTTCCATTTACAGACGGACTTTTAGGCTATAGACTTCCAAAGATTAAATCTCCTCAAAGGGGTGATTTAGTTGTATTCAGAGCTCCCCCTTCAGCTTCTTGGCAATGCGAATCTGCTATGCCTTATTATGAGCCTTCACCTTTAGTGCAGATGCTCAAACTTCCTGTTATGATATTTTCTCTTACTCCTTTTACTTGGGATCCTAGATTTTTACTTGCTGATTATATAGGAGAGAAACTTACTGGAGGAACTCATATGGCTCCAGTTCCTTTATTTTTAGGGCTTAAAACTGTGGATTTAGATCCTAGAAAAGAATTTGTAAAACGTGTTATAGCTACTGCCGGAGAAACTGTTGAAATTAGAAATAAAAAAATAATTATAAATGGTAATGAAATAGAAGATAAATGGGGTTATTTCTTTTATGGAAATGATAGGGAGTTTGTTCCTCGTATAGATATATATGGACCTATTTATGTTCCTAAAAAGGGTGATGTTATAATATTTAAAAAGTTAGTTGACAGAGATGACTATTATAATGATTTTAGTTCTTTTGAAGTGTATATTAATGATAAAGTGGTAAGCGATGATATTAAATTATCGTATTGGATGAATATATATGTTCCTAATGCTAAAGACAGACCTGATGAATATATATACAATGTTCCTGAGGATTATTTCTTTGTTATGGGAGATAATAGAGATCAAAGCTGCGATAGTAGAATGTGGGGATTGGTTCCTTACAGACATATAAAAGGTCAGCCTATGATTGCTTGGATACAATCAAAAAGACCTGATGATGTAGAACAGGGCTTCTTCAAATATTTTATAATTAAATAA